A DNA window from Comamonas fluminis contains the following coding sequences:
- the mobA gene encoding molybdenum cofactor guanylyltransferase MobA, giving the protein MTESSIHSSQITGCVLAGGRGTRMGGVDKGLQLFRGQPLALQALQRLAPQVGPLLINANRHADVYARLAGPLGAQICADALPDYPGPLAGFLAGLTHCQTEWLLCVPCDTPLFPADLVARMTQAYQQEQGQADIIIAHGRDTERAAPGQMPELRAQPVFCLIRASLRDSLHSFITAGGRKIDAWTSQHRSIAAVFDDPEDAQAFSNANTLAQLHDLEQASPAAKP; this is encoded by the coding sequence ATGACTGAGTCTTCCATCCACTCCTCACAGATCACCGGCTGCGTGCTTGCCGGTGGGCGCGGCACGCGCATGGGCGGGGTGGACAAAGGGCTTCAGCTGTTTCGCGGCCAGCCGCTGGCGCTGCAGGCCTTGCAGCGCCTGGCGCCGCAGGTCGGCCCGCTGCTCATCAATGCCAACCGCCATGCCGATGTCTATGCCCGGCTGGCAGGCCCGCTGGGCGCGCAGATCTGCGCAGACGCCCTGCCCGACTACCCCGGGCCACTGGCGGGCTTTCTGGCAGGCCTGACGCACTGCCAAACCGAGTGGCTGCTGTGCGTGCCCTGCGACACGCCGCTATTTCCCGCAGACCTTGTCGCCCGTATGACTCAGGCCTACCAGCAAGAGCAAGGCCAGGCCGACATCATCATTGCCCACGGCCGCGATACCGAACGCGCTGCCCCCGGCCAGATGCCGGAACTGCGCGCACAGCCTGTGTTCTGCCTGATACGAGCCTCGCTCAGGGACAGTCTGCACAGCTTCATCACCGCAGGTGGCCGCAAGATTGATGCCTGGACCAGCCAGCACCGCAGCATCGCCGCCGTCTTTGATGACCCCGAAGATGCTCAGGCCTTCAGCAACGCCAACACACTGGCCCAGCTCCATGATCTGGAGCAAGCAAGCCCTGCCGCAAAGCCCTGA
- the moeA gene encoding molybdopterin molybdotransferase MoeA: MTAIFHPAAAASAQNLTTAQVQEQLHALLQPLGAVTETETLSLPEALDRVLAEAVICPVNVPPHDNSAMDGYAFSSADLVAVQGGWLRLRVVGTVLAGAPWSQPVSAGQCVKIMTGAVMPEGLDTVVPHEQVSASDDHISVEAASLKPGANRRLRGEDLRQGEVALPAGQKLTPAALGLLASLGLGQATVRRRLRVAYFSTGDELLSPGTAPREGAIYDSNRFSLQGLLRRLGAHVLDLGSVPDEPDALEERLREAATLADVVLTSGGISAGEADHTRAMLQRLGTVQFWRVAMRPGRPLAVGLLAPAAMALNPIAEKFTEKTAIGAIPESASSSQKQSIPLSTKRPAVLLGLPGNPVAAMVSFLIFVRPALGLLAGELAAPTPMLQAVATERLRKRAGRTEYLRGVLALNAQGQATVRTTGPQGSALLSSMVQANCIIVLDDARGDVQAGEAVHILPLQGLI; this comes from the coding sequence ATGACTGCGATTTTTCATCCTGCTGCCGCCGCTTCTGCCCAAAACCTGACCACTGCACAGGTGCAGGAGCAACTGCATGCCCTGCTGCAACCGCTGGGCGCTGTGACCGAGACAGAAACCCTGAGCCTGCCCGAGGCGCTGGACCGCGTGCTGGCCGAGGCCGTGATCTGCCCCGTCAATGTGCCGCCCCATGACAACAGCGCCATGGATGGCTATGCCTTCTCCAGCGCCGACCTGGTCGCCGTGCAAGGCGGCTGGCTGCGCCTTCGGGTGGTGGGCACCGTGCTGGCTGGCGCCCCCTGGTCGCAGCCCGTCAGTGCAGGCCAGTGCGTCAAGATCATGACCGGCGCCGTCATGCCCGAGGGGCTGGACACCGTGGTGCCGCATGAGCAAGTCAGCGCCAGCGACGACCATATTTCCGTTGAAGCCGCCAGCCTGAAACCGGGCGCCAACCGCCGCCTGCGCGGGGAAGACCTGCGCCAGGGCGAAGTGGCGCTGCCAGCCGGGCAAAAGCTCACACCCGCTGCACTGGGCCTGCTGGCCAGCCTGGGCCTGGGTCAGGCCACCGTGCGCCGCCGCCTGCGCGTGGCCTACTTCTCCACTGGCGATGAACTGCTGAGCCCCGGCACAGCACCCCGCGAAGGCGCTATTTACGACAGCAACCGCTTCAGCCTGCAAGGCCTGCTGCGCCGCCTGGGCGCGCATGTACTGGATCTGGGTTCTGTGCCTGATGAGCCCGATGCGCTGGAAGAGCGCCTGCGCGAAGCGGCAACGCTGGCCGATGTGGTGCTGACCAGCGGCGGCATCAGCGCGGGCGAGGCCGATCACACCCGCGCCATGCTGCAGCGCCTGGGTACAGTGCAGTTCTGGCGTGTGGCCATGCGCCCTGGCCGCCCCCTGGCCGTGGGCCTGCTGGCACCCGCAGCCATGGCTCTCAACCCCATTGCCGAGAAATTCACAGAAAAAACCGCCATTGGCGCAATACCAGAAAGCGCTTCAAGCTCTCAAAAGCAGAGCATTCCACTCTCCACCAAGCGCCCCGCCGTCCTGCTGGGACTGCCCGGCAATCCCGTCGCGGCCATGGTGAGCTTTCTGATATTTGTGCGCCCGGCGCTGGGCTTGCTTGCAGGCGAATTGGCCGCCCCCACGCCCATGCTGCAGGCCGTGGCCACCGAGCGCCTGCGCAAGCGCGCTGGCCGCACCGAATATCTGCGCGGCGTGCTGGCGCTCAATGCGCAAGGCCAGGCCACAGTGCGCACCACCGGCCCGCAGGGCTCTGCCCTGCTCAGCTCCATGGTGCAGGCCAACTGCATCATCGTGCTCGATGACGCGCGTGGCGATGTGCAAGCAGGCGAAGCCGTGCACATCCTGCCCCTGCAAGGACTGATTTAA